The genomic segment taggttcCATTACCAAAATAATGGTGTCGGGACAAGCCGACattgactgtaatgataccaagtacaagagcatatctagtcgatactacgatggttacattgatattttttttcgtTTCACAAACTCTTTTGTcgatttttattgtttataaacccaaGAAATACGTCCTTCGACACGGGatcactttaaatatgaccaatgtatgaccctgtaactacttggtattggtagtatcacccaaactagtgtcaagtatcaaagaagagaagaataagtgattattacattttaacagaagtgtagatagaacatgttaaaagagaaaataagcagatattaacagtaaatgaacaagtagattaataatccatttttacagtttgtccctcataatgtgtacaaaataataggtgtataaatgacacaatatgttactgcagactaattaggagtctttgtttgtttacttactactaaaagacaagttgtctagtatgttcactgttttatttaaggactgaaTGGCAATAATgtacaaataaagacaataatgccattttttgtggtgccctttatttagaaaagtatggaagtacattttggtaccggtagcaaaatgttggtatggagacaacaccAGTGTGAGGTGTTTATGGTCATTGGTGACACACCAGTGCAGCATAGCTGACTATAATGTGATGGCTCCTCCACTCACAATAGAGAGAAAAGACGTGAGCAAACTACACAAAGACTTTCATCAGTAAAATAGAATGACTCAATCTAATCAACTTCACATtgttgggtgtgtgtgtgtgtggggcgcctaatataatggcagtcaaacACTGGTGGTCAACATTTAGCTTTTGTGATTcagaaatgtgtgtgtgcgtgcgtattgACGCCTCGTTCCATTCCACACAGAAGTGAGTGGACAGGTTAGAGGTCATCATGGAGACATCCAATGCAATTAGAGGCTGCTGATGGATGGAAATCAGACACAAGTAGATGTAACCCCGAGAGCTTTCTTTGTCATTGTGAAATGTATGTTTGTCATAAATTGACCAAGGATGTTGGAGTCCGATAAATGTTGGAATGTTTACAGTAGATGAGGACTAGAGACATTGCTTGGCTGCCATTCAAAGGGAAAATGCAAACGATTCTGTGGCAACACAACTCAGAGAAAACTTGGTGGCAAggttccaacacacacacacacatatatatatatatatatatatatatatatatatatatatatatatatatatatatatatatatatatatatatatatatatatatatatatatatatatatacatatatttatacctataggtatatatatatatatatttatacctttaggtatatatatatatataggtatatatatatatacaggtatatatatatatatatatatatatatatatatatatatatatatatatatatatatatatatatatatatatatatatatatatatatatatatatgtatgtatatatatatatatatatatatatgtatgtatgtatgtatgtatgtgtatatatatatatatatatatgtgtatatatatatatatatatatatgtatgtatgtatgtatatatatatatatatatatatatatatatatatatatatatatatatatatatatatatatatatatatatatatatatatatatatatatatatatatatatatatatatatatatatgtatacatatatatatatatgtatatataggtaatggtgtatatatataggtgtatataggtatatacatatatataggtgtatgtatgtatgtatatatacaggtatataaatataggtgtatgtatatatatatataggtgtatatatataaaggtatatatacatatatatgtgtgtgtatatatatacagtatatagatatatgtatatgtgtgtatatatttaggtatgtatatatatatatatgtttatatttatataggtataggtgtgtgtgtgtatgtatatatatttatgtatatgtgtatatatgtatgtgtgtgagtgtgtgtaaaaaatactTCTTCATGAAGTACTTGTTGTGCTTGTCACTTGTAGTGGTACAAGTAAGTAATTGTTCATGAAATACTTGTTGTGTCACTTGCAGATGTACAAGGAAATACTTGTTTATGAagtacttttgtgcttgtcacttgCAGAAGTACAAGCAACTCCTAGTTGGTGAAGTACTTGTGTGACTTACAGAAGTACAATGAAATACTAGTTGATGAAGTACTTGTGTGACTTACAGAAGTACAAGGAAATACTAGTTGATGAAGTACTTGTGTGACTTACAGAAGTACAAGGAAATACTAGTTGATGAAGTACTTGTGTGACTTAACAGAAGTACAAGAAATACTAGTTGATGAAGTACTTGTGTGACTTACAGAAGTAAAAGGAAATACTAGTTGATGAAGTACTTGTGTGACTTACAGAAGTACAAGGAAATACTAGTTGATGAAGTACAAGGAAATACTAGTTAATTAAGTACTTTTGTGACTTGCAGAAGTACAAGGAAATACTAGTTGATGAAGTACTTGTGTGACTTGCAGAAGTACAAGGAAATACTAGTTGATGAAGTACTTGTGTGACTTACAGAAGGACAAGGAAATACTAGTTGATGAAGTACAAGGAAATACTAGTTAATTAAGTACTTTTGTGACTTGCAGAAGTACAAGGAAATACTAGTTAATGAAGTACTTTTGTGACTTGCAGAAGTACAAGGAAATACTAGTTAATGAAGTACTTTTGTGACTTGCAGAAGTACAAGGACAACTTGCAGTCGCAGATCCTGGAAGCTTCAGGAAGCAAAGGCGGCTCGCTGAGTCTGGGAGTCAACATGTCTGAGAAAGAACTGAATGACTTCCGCCAGGAACAGATAGGTCAACTTTACGAGCTCCTGCTGGAGTCCACCAAACCTAATTCACAATTTCACATCCAGGAGGACAAGTCATGAAACATGAAGTATTATTGTTGGACTGACTGACCTCCTGAAAAGACCTGTAActtgtgtaagtacaaagagtgtattatgggttctTATACTGcaccaataaagtgtgtaagtacaaagagtgtattatgggttattatactagaccagtaaagtgtgtaagtacaaagagtgtattatgggttattatactacaccaataaagtgtgtaagtacaaagagtgtattatgggttattatactacaccaataaagtgtaagtacaaagagtgtattatgggttattaacttattatactacactaataaagtgtgtaagtacaaagagtgtattatgggttagtaacttattatactacaccaataaagtgtgtaagtacaaagagtgtattatgggttattaacttattatactacactaataaagtgtgtaagtacaaagagtgtattatgggttattaacttattatactacaccaataaagtgtgtcagtacaaagagtgtattatgggttattaacttattatactacaccaataaagtgtgtaagtacaaagagtgtattatgagttattaacttattatactacactaataaagtgtgtaagtacaaagagtgtattatgggttattaacttattatactacactaataaagtgtgtaagtacaaagactGTATtgtgggttattatactacaccagTAAAGTGTgttagtacaaagagtgtattatgggttattataccaCACCAATAaagtgtaagtacaaagagtgtattatgggttattatactagaccatttaagtgtgtaagtacaaagagtgtattatgggttattatactacaccaataaagtgtgtgagtacaaagagtgtattatgggttattatactagactagtaaagtgtgtgagtacaaagagtgtattatgggttattatactacaccaataaagtgtgtaagtacaaagagtgtattatgggttgttatactacactaataaagtgtgtaagtacaaagagtgtattatgggttattatactacactaataaagtgtgtaagtacaaagagtgtattatgggttattatactacaccaataaagtatgtaagtacaaagagtgtattatgggttattatactagaccagtaaagtgtgtgagtacaaagagtgtattatgggttattatactacactaataaagtgtgtaagtacaaagagtgtagtatgggttattatactacaccaataaattgtgtaagtacaaagagtgtattatgggttattaacttattatactacactaataaagtgtgtaagtacaaagagtgtattatgggttattatactacaccaataaagtgtgttagtacaaagagtgtattatgggttattatactacaccaataaagtgtgtaagtacaaagagtgtattatgggttattatattacaccaataaagtgtgtaagtacaaagagtgtattatgggttattatactacaccaataaagtgtgtaagtacaaagagtgtattatgggttattatattacaccaataaagtgtgtaagtacaaagagtgtattatgggttattatactacaccgATAAAGTGtataagtacaaagagtgtattatgggttattatactaatattaatttatttatcttattttattttattcatttttttaaaaagtacctcatcttcaccatacctggttgtccaaattaggcataataatgtgttaattccacgactgtatatatcggtatcggttgatatctgtatcggtaattaaagagttggacaatatcggatatcggcaaaaagccattatcggacatccctagttattatactacaccaataaagtgtgtaagtacaaagagtgtattatgggttattatattacaccaataaagtgtgtaagtacaaagagtgtattatgggttattatactacaccaataaagtgtgtaagtacaaagagtgtattatgggttattatactacaccaataaagtgtgtaagtacaaagagtgtattatgggttattatactacctccaataaagtgtgtaagtacaaagagtgtattatgggttattatactagaccAGTAAAGTGTgttagtacaaagagtgtattatgggttattatactagaccagtaaagtgtgtgagtacaaagagtgtattatgggttattatactacacaaataaagtgtgtaagtacaaagagtgtattatgggttattatactagaccagtaaagtgtgtgagtacaaagagtgtattatgggttattatactagaccagtaaagtgtgtgagtacaaagagtgtattatgggttattatactataCCAATAaggtgtgtaagtacaaagagtgtattatgggttattatattacaccaataaagtgtgtaagtacaaagagtgtattatgggttattatactacaccaataaagtgtgtaagtacaaagagtgtattatgggttattatactacaccaataaagtgtgtgagtacaaagagtgtattatgggttattatactacaccaataaagtgtgtgagtacaaagagtgtattatgggttattatactacaccaataaagtgtgtgagtacaaagagtgtacTATGGGTTCTTATACTGcaccaataaagtgtgtaagtacaaagggtgtattatgggttattatactacaccaataaagtgtgtgagtacaaagagtgtattatgggttattatactacaccaataaagtgtgtgagtacaaagggtgtattatgggttattatactacaccaataaagtgtgtgagtacaaagagtgtattatgggttattatactacaccaataaagtgtgtgagtacaaagagtgtattatgggttattatactgcaccaataaagtgtgtaagtacaaagagtgtattatgggttattatactagaccagtaaagtgtgtaagtacaaagagtgtattatgggttattatactacaccaataaagtgtgtaagtacaaagagtgtattatgggttattatactacaccaataaagtgtgtaagtacaaagagtgtattatgggttattatactacaccaataaagtgtaagtacaaagagtgtattatgggttattaacttattatactacactaataaagtgtgtaagtacaaagagtgtattatgggttattaacttattatactacaccaataaagtgtgtaagtacaaagagtgtattatgagttattaacttattatactacactaataaagtgtgtaagtacaaagagtgtattatgggttattaacttattatactacactaataaagtgtgtaagtacaaagactGTATtgtgggttattatactacaccagTAAAGTGTgttagtacaaagagtgtattatgggttattatactacaccaataaagtgtaagtacaaagagtgtataatgggttattatactagaccatttaagtgtgtaagtacaaagagtgtattatgggttattata from the Entelurus aequoreus isolate RoL-2023_Sb linkage group LG20, RoL_Eaeq_v1.1, whole genome shotgun sequence genome contains:
- the LOC133635578 gene encoding succinate dehydrogenase assembly factor 3, mitochondrial-like, with the protein product MSGSGHVSKVRTLYKRILVLHRFMPIHLRALGDQYVKEEFRKHKNASPQQANNFMTEWQKYKDNLQSQILEASGSKGGSLSLGVNMSEKELNDFRQEQIGQLYELLLESTKPNSQFHIQEDKS